The proteins below come from a single Saccharopolyspora sp. SCSIO 74807 genomic window:
- a CDS encoding Smr/MutS family protein, with product MPEKLTVDLHPIFRSDRDIDNAVRNGIFRAAGENVPLVEIIPGKGAGKLKKRVLAMLKQPHIKKLYRSVEVAPGNDGMVAGALEVGGHTATSRVASGRRAEDIRDQFKQTDPNTFAPRSAAKIDDYPGRPVLTGNPPRLTDAGVASARSLSLLPVRSGYEH from the coding sequence ATGCCGGAGAAGCTGACCGTGGATCTTCACCCGATCTTCCGCAGCGACAGGGACATCGACAACGCAGTGCGCAACGGGATCTTCCGTGCGGCCGGCGAGAACGTGCCGCTCGTCGAGATCATTCCGGGCAAGGGTGCAGGCAAGCTCAAGAAGCGCGTTCTCGCGATGCTGAAGCAGCCCCACATCAAGAAGCTGTACCGGAGTGTGGAGGTGGCCCCCGGCAACGACGGGATGGTTGCTGGTGCACTTGAGGTAGGCGGACACACGGCCACATCCAGGGTGGCATCCGGGAGACGGGCGGAAGATATTCGAGATCAGTTCAAGCAGACCGATCCGAACACCTTCGCACCGCGCTCTGCGGCAAAGATCGATGACTATCCCGGCAGGCCTGTGCTAACCGGGAATCCGCCCCGCCTGACCGACGCCGGAGTGGCATCTGCCCGGAGCTTGTCGCTATTGCCGGTCCGATCCGGCTATGAACACTAG
- a CDS encoding ABC transporter permease translates to MSFLDYVASRWQQLLVDSYQHASMVVQCILLATIVGVLVGVAVYRSPAGAAVATALSSAVLTVPSFALFGLLIPVLGLGVAPSVVTLVLYALLPIVRNTIVGLSSVDQPVLDAARGIGMNRLRVLTRVELALAWPGILAGMRVSTQMLMGIAAIAAYAKGPGLGNLIFSGLSGLGSANALNMALAGTLGVIVLALLLDGVFVLLGRLTTSRGIRG, encoded by the coding sequence GTGAGTTTCCTGGACTACGTCGCCTCCAGGTGGCAGCAACTGCTGGTCGATTCCTACCAGCACGCCAGCATGGTGGTGCAGTGCATCCTGCTGGCGACCATCGTCGGCGTCCTGGTCGGGGTTGCGGTCTACCGCAGCCCCGCCGGGGCGGCGGTGGCCACCGCCCTTTCCAGCGCGGTGCTGACCGTGCCATCGTTCGCCCTGTTCGGGCTGCTCATCCCGGTTCTCGGGCTGGGCGTCGCGCCGTCGGTGGTGACCTTGGTGCTGTACGCGCTGCTGCCGATCGTGCGCAACACCATCGTCGGGCTGTCGTCGGTGGACCAGCCCGTGCTGGACGCCGCCCGCGGCATCGGCATGAACCGGCTGCGGGTGCTGACCAGGGTCGAACTGGCGTTGGCATGGCCGGGGATCCTCGCCGGGATGCGGGTCAGCACGCAGATGCTGATGGGCATCGCGGCCATCGCCGCCTACGCCAAGGGACCCGGGCTCGGAAACCTGATCTTCAGCGGGCTGTCCGGGCTGGGCAGCGCCAACGCGCTGAACATGGCGCTCGCGGGCACGCTCGGCGTGATCGTGCTGGCGCTGCTGCTGGACGGGGTGTTCGTGCTGCTCGGGCGCCTGACGACTTCGAGAGGTATTCGTGGCTGA
- a CDS encoding glycine betaine ABC transporter substrate-binding protein yields MNTRMSRRSALKLASAAAAGAALSGCGLSSGSSVPLRVEPGSIRPVPELEGVRFTVGSKDFTEQIVLAYLAEFALLAAGAEVRDLSNITGSASARNALVSNQIDVLWEYTGASWISYNGNTEPIPDPIAQYEAVRKMDLERNGVAWFALALQADNTYSFALNQQNARRLGVETFSDLKRLGAERPQELSFCVETEFASRNDGLPGVSQTYGFEVDPSRVETLNTGTIYAATASGNTCNFGEVFTTDGRIRSLDLKVLTDDKGFFPRYNLGVTVRAGMLQRYPQLQQVFQPISDRLNNAELMELNAGVDVDGRDPADVARDWMVKHGFVTLPNNAA; encoded by the coding sequence ATGAACACACGGATGTCCCGGCGGAGCGCGTTGAAACTCGCCTCGGCCGCGGCGGCGGGCGCGGCGCTGAGCGGTTGCGGGCTCAGCTCCGGCTCGTCGGTGCCGCTGCGGGTCGAGCCGGGCTCGATCCGGCCGGTCCCGGAGCTGGAGGGCGTGCGGTTCACGGTCGGCTCGAAGGACTTCACCGAGCAGATCGTGCTCGCCTACCTGGCCGAGTTCGCGCTGCTGGCCGCAGGCGCCGAGGTGCGCGACCTGAGCAACATCACCGGCTCGGCCAGCGCCCGCAACGCACTGGTCAGCAACCAGATCGACGTGCTGTGGGAGTACACCGGCGCGTCCTGGATCAGCTACAACGGCAACACCGAGCCGATCCCGGATCCGATCGCCCAGTACGAGGCCGTGCGCAAGATGGACCTCGAGCGCAACGGGGTCGCCTGGTTCGCCTTGGCGTTGCAGGCGGACAACACCTACTCGTTCGCGTTGAACCAGCAGAACGCGCGGCGGCTCGGGGTGGAGACCTTCTCCGACCTCAAGCGGCTGGGCGCCGAGCGGCCGCAGGAGCTGAGCTTCTGCGTGGAGACCGAGTTCGCCAGCCGCAACGACGGCCTGCCCGGGGTTTCGCAGACCTACGGTTTCGAGGTGGACCCGTCCCGGGTGGAGACGCTGAACACCGGCACCATCTACGCGGCGACCGCGTCGGGCAACACCTGCAACTTCGGCGAGGTGTTCACGACCGACGGGCGGATCCGCTCGCTGGACCTGAAGGTGCTGACCGACGACAAGGGGTTCTTCCCGCGCTACAACCTCGGGGTCACGGTGCGGGCCGGGATGCTGCAGCGGTATCCGCAGTTGCAGCAGGTGTTCCAGCCGATCTCGGACCGGTTGAACAACGCCGAGCTGATGGAGCTCAACGCGGGCGTCGACGTCGACGGCCGGGACCCGGCCGACGTGGCCAGGGACTGGATGGTCAAGCACGGTTTCGTGACCTTGCCGAACAACGCCGCCTGA
- a CDS encoding DUF6474 family protein: protein MTRKTEDQAEAIEPAATRWVVHDAKRAAKLEAKASKREERAAKQDTKIAKQATKAVHDDNKTADKKAKRETKAAEKKAKREAKAVAKGEHGRLTPGNAKKLVGVVRVLGPAVAPYARQAFGMARDGYERARARRLGIDAADAGRFTGRGAGLQARIAGDTDALRELRTGRSAEDGSTTEQFAERAEARLGQLAGAVRAAERMPAQRRRAAHRAVTGELDRIEDDLLNRLGI from the coding sequence ATGACCCGAAAGACCGAGGACCAAGCGGAAGCCATCGAGCCGGCCGCCACGCGCTGGGTGGTCCACGACGCCAAACGCGCCGCGAAGCTGGAAGCGAAGGCGAGCAAGCGGGAAGAGCGGGCGGCCAAGCAGGACACGAAGATCGCGAAGCAGGCCACCAAGGCCGTGCACGACGACAACAAAACCGCTGACAAGAAGGCCAAACGCGAGACGAAGGCCGCGGAGAAGAAGGCCAAGCGGGAGGCGAAGGCCGTCGCGAAGGGCGAGCACGGCAGGCTCACCCCGGGCAACGCGAAGAAGCTGGTCGGTGTCGTACGGGTGCTTGGACCGGCCGTCGCACCGTACGCGCGGCAGGCGTTCGGCATGGCCCGCGACGGCTACGAGCGGGCGCGCGCCCGCAGGCTCGGCATCGACGCGGCCGATGCCGGCCGCTTCACCGGCAGAGGCGCCGGGCTGCAAGCCCGGATCGCAGGCGACACCGACGCGCTGCGCGAGCTGCGCACCGGCCGGTCGGCCGAGGACGGCAGCACCACCGAGCAGTTCGCCGAGCGGGCCGAAGCCCGCCTGGGCCAGCTGGCCGGCGCCGTGCGCGCCGCCGAGCGGATGCCCGCGCAACGCCGCCGGGCGGCGCATCGGGCGGTGACCGGCGAACTCGACCGCATCGAGGACGACCTGCTCAACCGCCTCGGCATCTAG
- a CDS encoding ATP-binding cassette domain-containing protein → MADNEVPGSDDSGNGHGVEIRLEEVSKRYPGQKLAAVESVTMTIPAGETVVLVGPSGSGKTTTMRMINRLIEPSSGRITIGGQDVLNLDPDKLRREIGYSIQQAGLFPHMTVGENVGMVPGLVGWSKQRTGERVDEMLDLVGLDPAEYRKRYPRQLSGGQAQRVGVARALAADPPVLLMDEPFGAVDPITRGVLQDELMRLQADLGKTIVFVTHDFDEAVKLGDRIAVLGDQSKILQYDTPDAILANPADDTVAGFVGAGAALKQLTLRRVREIELGQVPTAAVDEEPGLLRDRLGTRRGAIGLVLDRRKRPLRWTTAREAGAVSTLSRAGRPVEDSVSPASTLQDALEAILTDDDGVAVVTGSRGEYIGVVDIDTVMTTIKSLREEHADSGADTGDAAAADTGDAGAADAGAADAEARS, encoded by the coding sequence GTGGCTGACAACGAAGTGCCCGGCTCCGACGACTCCGGCAACGGACACGGGGTGGAGATCCGCCTGGAGGAGGTCTCCAAGCGTTATCCGGGTCAGAAGCTCGCCGCGGTCGAATCGGTCACGATGACCATTCCGGCTGGCGAGACGGTGGTGCTGGTCGGTCCGTCCGGCAGCGGCAAGACCACCACCATGCGGATGATCAACCGGTTGATCGAGCCCAGCTCCGGGCGGATCACCATCGGCGGCCAGGACGTGCTGAACCTGGACCCGGACAAGTTGCGCCGCGAGATCGGCTACTCGATCCAGCAGGCCGGGCTGTTCCCGCACATGACCGTCGGCGAGAACGTCGGCATGGTGCCGGGCCTGGTCGGGTGGAGCAAGCAGCGGACCGGCGAGCGCGTGGACGAGATGCTGGACCTGGTCGGGCTGGACCCGGCGGAGTACCGCAAGCGCTACCCGCGCCAGCTCTCCGGCGGCCAGGCACAGCGCGTCGGGGTGGCCCGCGCGTTAGCCGCGGATCCGCCGGTGCTGCTGATGGACGAGCCGTTCGGAGCGGTGGACCCGATCACCCGCGGGGTGCTGCAGGACGAGCTGATGCGGCTGCAGGCCGACCTGGGCAAGACGATCGTGTTCGTCACGCACGACTTCGACGAGGCCGTGAAGCTGGGCGACCGGATCGCGGTGCTCGGTGACCAGTCCAAGATCCTGCAGTACGACACGCCGGACGCGATCCTGGCCAACCCCGCCGACGACACGGTCGCCGGGTTCGTCGGGGCGGGCGCCGCGCTCAAGCAGCTCACGCTGCGCCGGGTCCGCGAGATCGAACTCGGCCAGGTGCCGACCGCCGCGGTCGACGAGGAACCCGGTTTGCTCCGGGACCGGCTGGGCACCCGGCGCGGCGCGATCGGATTGGTGCTGGACCGCCGGAAGCGGCCGCTGCGCTGGACCACCGCTCGCGAAGCCGGTGCGGTGTCCACGCTGTCGCGGGCCGGGCGCCCGGTGGAGGACAGCGTCTCGCCCGCCTCCACGTTGCAGGACGCGCTGGAAGCGATCCTGACCGACGACGACGGGGTCGCGGTGGTCACCGGCTCGCGCGGGGAGTACATCGGCGTGGTCGACATCGACACGGTGATGACCACGATCAAATCGCTGCGCGAGGAACACGCGGACAGCGGTGCGGACACCGGCGACGCTGCGGCCGCGGACACCGGCGACGCCGGTGCCGCCGACGCCGGTGCCGCGGATGCCGAGGCGCGGTCATGA
- a CDS encoding NAD(P)-dependent alcohol dehydrogenase, with protein sequence MSSMNAVQYTEVGGKPQVVEIPIPQPGPGQVLLRVLAAGMCHSDITVMSWPAEDLPYPMPLTLGHEGVGEIAALGPGVRTLSEGDQVAVYGPWGCGACHKCAAGKENYCPRAADLGIMPPGLGSPGAMAEYMLVDDPRHVVPLRGLDPVAAAPLTDAGLTPYHAIKRSLPKLVAGSTAVVIGTGGLGHLGVQMLREMTPAQVIALDVADSALQLASEVGAHHALRSDESAPAKVLELTGGLGAEVVLDFVGAEPTVQIASRCVAVEGDVTIVGVAGGRLQVGFGSPPFEVSVAAPYWGARDELIEVLEMARSGALTVHTETYGIDEAPLAYERLHRGEITGRAVIVP encoded by the coding sequence ATGAGCTCGATGAATGCCGTCCAGTACACCGAAGTCGGCGGAAAGCCGCAGGTGGTCGAGATTCCGATCCCGCAGCCGGGCCCCGGGCAGGTGCTGCTGCGCGTGCTCGCCGCGGGCATGTGCCACTCGGACATCACGGTGATGAGCTGGCCGGCGGAAGACCTCCCGTACCCGATGCCGCTGACGCTGGGCCACGAAGGCGTCGGCGAGATCGCCGCGCTCGGGCCCGGGGTCCGCACGTTGTCCGAGGGCGACCAGGTCGCGGTGTACGGCCCGTGGGGCTGCGGGGCGTGCCACAAGTGCGCCGCGGGCAAGGAGAACTACTGCCCGCGGGCCGCCGACCTCGGCATCATGCCGCCGGGCCTCGGTTCGCCCGGGGCGATGGCCGAGTACATGCTCGTCGACGACCCGCGGCACGTCGTGCCGCTGCGCGGGTTGGACCCGGTGGCTGCGGCGCCGCTGACCGACGCAGGGCTCACCCCGTACCACGCGATCAAGCGCTCGCTGCCGAAGCTGGTCGCGGGCAGCACCGCGGTCGTCATCGGCACCGGCGGCCTGGGGCACCTGGGCGTGCAGATGCTGCGCGAGATGACTCCGGCGCAGGTCATCGCACTGGACGTCGCGGACAGCGCGTTGCAGCTAGCGAGCGAGGTCGGCGCGCACCACGCATTGCGCTCGGACGAGTCGGCACCGGCGAAGGTGCTGGAGCTGACCGGCGGACTCGGCGCCGAGGTCGTCCTCGACTTCGTCGGTGCCGAACCCACCGTGCAGATCGCCAGCCGCTGCGTCGCAGTGGAAGGCGACGTCACGATCGTCGGTGTCGCAGGCGGGCGGCTGCAGGTGGGGTTCGGTTCGCCGCCGTTCGAGGTGTCGGTCGCCGCGCCGTACTGGGGCGCCCGCGACGAGCTGATCGAGGTGCTGGAAATGGCGCGTTCCGGCGCGCTGACCGTGCACACCGAGACCTACGGCATCGACGAGGCGCCGCTGGCGTACGAGCGGCTGCACCGCGGGGAGATCACCGGCCGCGCCGTGATCGTGCCCTGA
- a CDS encoding ABC transporter permease, translating to MTSAYSSDSGSRGAERLRLFAQPIVAAVLVAVVLGVAYAHRDNVITSRNITASALLTLTWQHFLISLAVALIVVLLAVPLGVLLSRSWARRLSPIVIGIANVGQAAPSVGLLVLFFLLTNGTTGFWIATLPIAVYALLPVLRNTLVGLQQVDPALIDAGRGIGMSGTKVLLRIELPLSVPFILAGLRTALVLAVGTASLAWFVGAGGVGELIDTGYKLSNWTVLSVGAVLAMALALLVDWLGGVAEQYLSPKGLR from the coding sequence ATGACCAGCGCCTACTCCTCGGACTCCGGATCGCGCGGAGCGGAACGGCTGCGGCTGTTCGCCCAGCCGATCGTGGCCGCGGTGCTGGTCGCGGTGGTGCTCGGCGTCGCGTACGCGCACCGGGACAACGTGATCACTTCGCGGAACATCACCGCGTCCGCGTTGCTGACGCTGACCTGGCAGCACTTCCTGATCAGCCTGGCCGTGGCGCTGATCGTGGTGCTGCTGGCGGTCCCGCTGGGCGTGCTGCTGAGCCGTTCCTGGGCGCGGCGGCTGAGCCCGATCGTGATCGGCATCGCGAACGTCGGCCAGGCAGCCCCGTCGGTCGGCCTGCTGGTGCTGTTCTTCCTGCTCACCAACGGCACCACCGGTTTCTGGATCGCCACGTTGCCGATCGCCGTCTACGCCCTGCTGCCGGTGCTGCGCAACACGCTCGTCGGGCTGCAGCAGGTGGATCCGGCGCTGATCGACGCGGGCCGGGGCATCGGCATGTCCGGGACGAAGGTGCTGCTGCGGATCGAACTGCCGCTGTCGGTGCCGTTCATCCTCGCCGGGCTGCGCACCGCGCTGGTGCTGGCCGTCGGGACCGCCTCGCTGGCGTGGTTCGTCGGCGCGGGCGGTGTCGGGGAGCTGATCGACACCGGTTACAAGCTCAGCAACTGGACGGTGCTGTCGGTCGGCGCGGTGCTCGCGATGGCACTGGCGCTGCTGGTGGACTGGCTCGGCGGCGTCGCCGAGCAGTACCTGTCTCCGAAGGGACTGCGATGA
- a CDS encoding TM0106 family RecB-like putative nuclease, which produces MDDGVQLDAGVVTRCRRRVHLENDPAARDLPKSPMDAGVEQRIADAAEHRRAVAGQLAALLGEQWVAVSREGTRRERERATAEAMRAGTRFISGAQLPADPDGGRLGAIDLLVRSGAGYVPVLVVRHKTADPGNGARTAPLSDPTPAAARPDPDRKVRSQPRDQLRLVHVRRLLEACGMAAGDPVGGVIGVEADVVVWHDLRAPNWPGGRTALTEYDARFADRLDVATAAAAGAEPLAQPSRITECKGCPWWPTCETELRERRDVSLVVRGEEATAMRDAGVGTVDELAALPAERLPEVQLSPGRGADAVLLAKAWLRELPLVRRVRRLAVPRADVEVDVDMESYADSGAYMWGCWLSGADVGEEPGYRAFVTWDPLPSDDEARSFAEFWTWFTELRAKAHARGLTFRAYCYNELAENRWMLSSAERFAGKPGIPEVARVREFIGSDEWVDLFAAVRDQFLCPHGKGLKVIAPSAGFHWRDDEAGGENSMRWYRDAVGLDGYAPVLSQRRRLLEYNEDDVRATWTIRRWMTSTAAEQVPYAEDL; this is translated from the coding sequence GTGGATGACGGGGTGCAGCTGGACGCGGGCGTGGTGACTCGCTGCCGCAGGCGGGTGCACCTGGAGAACGACCCGGCTGCTCGTGACCTGCCGAAATCCCCGATGGACGCGGGCGTCGAGCAGCGCATCGCGGACGCCGCCGAGCACCGCCGCGCGGTTGCCGGGCAGCTGGCCGCCTTGCTCGGCGAGCAGTGGGTCGCGGTCTCGCGGGAAGGCACCCGCCGCGAGCGGGAGCGCGCCACCGCGGAGGCGATGCGCGCGGGCACCCGGTTCATCTCCGGCGCCCAGCTGCCCGCGGATCCGGACGGCGGTCGTCTCGGCGCCATCGACCTGCTCGTGCGCAGCGGCGCCGGCTACGTCCCGGTGCTGGTGGTGCGGCACAAGACCGCCGATCCGGGCAACGGCGCGCGCACCGCACCGCTGAGCGATCCGACGCCTGCCGCGGCGCGTCCCGACCCGGACCGCAAGGTGCGTTCGCAGCCGCGCGACCAGCTCCGGCTGGTGCACGTGCGGCGGTTGCTCGAGGCGTGCGGGATGGCGGCCGGCGATCCCGTCGGCGGCGTCATCGGTGTCGAGGCGGACGTGGTCGTCTGGCACGACCTGCGGGCGCCGAACTGGCCGGGCGGGCGCACCGCGCTCACCGAGTACGACGCGCGGTTCGCCGACCGGCTCGACGTCGCCACCGCGGCCGCCGCGGGCGCCGAGCCGCTGGCGCAGCCGTCCCGGATCACCGAGTGCAAGGGCTGCCCCTGGTGGCCCACCTGCGAAACCGAGCTGCGCGAGCGGCGCGACGTGAGCCTCGTCGTGCGCGGCGAAGAAGCCACGGCGATGCGGGATGCCGGGGTCGGCACCGTCGACGAGCTCGCCGCGCTGCCCGCGGAACGGCTGCCGGAGGTGCAGCTGTCGCCGGGCCGCGGCGCCGACGCGGTGCTGCTGGCCAAGGCGTGGCTGCGGGAGCTGCCGCTGGTGCGCCGGGTGCGGCGGCTGGCGGTTCCGCGCGCCGACGTCGAGGTCGACGTGGACATGGAGAGCTACGCCGACTCCGGCGCCTACATGTGGGGCTGCTGGTTGTCCGGCGCGGACGTCGGCGAAGAACCGGGCTACCGCGCGTTCGTGACCTGGGATCCGCTGCCGTCCGATGACGAGGCGCGGTCCTTCGCCGAGTTCTGGACCTGGTTCACCGAGCTGCGCGCGAAGGCGCACGCGCGAGGGCTCACGTTCCGCGCGTACTGCTACAACGAGCTGGCCGAGAACCGGTGGATGCTGTCCTCGGCGGAACGGTTCGCAGGCAAGCCCGGTATTCCCGAGGTGGCCCGGGTCCGCGAGTTCATCGGCTCGGACGAGTGGGTCGACCTGTTCGCGGCGGTCCGCGACCAGTTCCTGTGCCCGCACGGCAAGGGGTTGAAGGTGATCGCGCCGAGCGCCGGGTTCCACTGGCGCGACGACGAGGCCGGCGGCGAGAACTCGATGCGCTGGTATCGCGACGCGGTGGGCCTGGACGGCTACGCGCCGGTGCTGTCGCAGCGCCGTCGCCTGCTGGAGTACAACGAGGACGACGTGCGGGCCACGTGGACGATCCGGCGCTGGATGACCTCCACCGCCGCGGAGCAGGTCCCGTACGCCGAGGATCTGTGA